Proteins encoded by one window of Effusibacillus pohliae DSM 22757:
- the rsmG gene encoding 16S rRNA (guanine(527)-N(7))-methyltransferase RsmG, producing MTSSLQQRFAVKIGQQTGIEVGEEILARFARYYEMLVDWNERMNLTAITDEAGVYWKHFYDSLTLLTVPQFDRSANLLDVGAGAGFPSVPVAIVSPELRVKVLDSLQKRITFLSELGRELQLADFSAVHGRAEDFGRKPEWRDTFDQVTARAVARLPVLLELCLPFVKVGGYFFVMKGPDGEAEAKESAKALQVLGGELVDVRTFDLEEVEGTRMILVVKKIKATPAAYPRKAGTPAKKPIL from the coding sequence ATGACGAGCTCTTTACAGCAGCGGTTCGCAGTGAAAATCGGACAGCAGACGGGGATTGAAGTGGGTGAGGAGATCCTCGCCCGTTTTGCTCGTTATTATGAAATGCTGGTCGATTGGAATGAACGGATGAACCTGACGGCGATCACGGATGAAGCGGGCGTCTATTGGAAGCATTTTTACGACTCGCTGACACTCCTGACGGTTCCGCAGTTTGATCGGTCTGCCAATTTGCTGGATGTGGGGGCGGGGGCCGGTTTTCCGTCGGTGCCGGTGGCGATTGTTTCCCCCGAGCTGCGGGTGAAGGTGCTTGATTCGCTGCAAAAGCGCATCACCTTTTTGAGCGAATTGGGGAGGGAGTTGCAGTTGGCCGATTTTTCGGCGGTGCATGGACGGGCGGAGGATTTCGGCCGCAAGCCCGAGTGGCGCGATACATTCGATCAGGTGACCGCAAGGGCGGTCGCCCGGTTACCTGTGTTGCTTGAATTGTGCTTGCCGTTCGTCAAAGTGGGCGGCTATTTTTTCGTGATGAAGGGGCCGGACGGAGAAGCGGAGGCGAAGGAATCAGCGAAAGCGCTGCAAGTGTTGGGCGGCGAGCTGGTGGATGTGCGAACATTCGATTTGGAAGAAGTGGAAGGCACCCGGATGATCCTGGTGGTGAAAAAAATCAAGGCAACGCCTGCTGCGTACCCCCGGAAAGCGGGAACCCCCGCCAAAAAACCGATCCTCTAG
- the noc gene encoding nucleoid occlusion protein, producing MRDQLSRLFGGSDREASGTEEVIQIPVDSIQPNRFQPRTVFDDERINELSQTIKTHGIIQPIVVRKYGAVYELIAGERRWRAAKKLGLSSIPAIVREFTDTQAASVALIENLQREGLTAIEEAVAYQQLIELHGLTQESLAQRLGKAQSTIANKLRLLNLPQQVQDALLKREITERHARAMLSLPTPELQLQVLAEVIEKQWNVKQTETRVEQLLEKPKPKPRKVSFSRDVRLAVNTIRQSLDMIHKTGLTVETLEEDHPEYYQFVIRVPKT from the coding sequence ATGAGAGACCAGTTGTCCAGATTGTTTGGCGGATCCGACCGGGAAGCGTCCGGGACGGAAGAAGTGATACAGATACCGGTCGATTCGATTCAGCCAAACCGGTTTCAGCCGCGAACGGTGTTTGACGATGAACGGATCAACGAACTGAGCCAGACGATCAAGACGCATGGGATTATCCAGCCGATCGTGGTCAGAAAATACGGCGCCGTCTATGAGTTGATCGCGGGAGAGCGGCGCTGGCGGGCGGCAAAAAAATTGGGTTTGTCCAGTATCCCGGCGATCGTTCGCGAGTTTACCGATACGCAGGCAGCCTCCGTTGCGCTGATCGAAAATTTGCAGCGGGAAGGACTGACGGCGATTGAAGAGGCGGTTGCCTACCAGCAATTAATCGAACTGCACGGGCTGACACAGGAAAGTCTGGCGCAAAGGCTCGGCAAAGCGCAATCGACGATCGCCAACAAACTGCGACTGCTGAATTTGCCGCAGCAAGTGCAGGATGCGTTGTTGAAACGCGAGATCACCGAACGGCATGCGCGAGCGATGCTTTCCTTGCCGACGCCGGAACTGCAACTGCAAGTGCTGGCGGAAGTGATCGAAAAGCAGTGGAACGTGAAACAAACGGAAACGCGGGTCGAACAGCTGCTGGAAAAACCGAAACCGAAACCGCGGAAAGTTTCATTTTCCAGAGATGTCCGCTTGGCTGTTAACACGATTCGTCAATCGCTCGATATGATCCATAAAACGGGACTGACAGTGGAAACGTTGGAGGAAGACCACCCGGAGTACTACCAGTTTGTGATTCGAGTCCCGAAAACGTAA
- a CDS encoding ParA family protein, with amino-acid sequence MARIIAVANQKGGVGKTTTAVNLGACLATLGKRALLVDIDPQGNTTSGVGINKADVNCCIYDVLINEVDVLDAILPTEVEGLHIIPATIQLAGAEIELVPTISREVRLRKALQPLKNKYDYIIIDCPPSLGLLTVNALTASDSVLIPIQCEYYALEGLSQLLNTIRLVQKHLNTKLEIEGVVLTMLDARTNLGIQVIEDVKKYFREKVYNTIIPRNVRLSEAPSHGQPIITYDPKSRGAEVYMDLAKEVSNL; translated from the coding sequence TTGGCGAGGATTATCGCAGTCGCAAATCAAAAGGGCGGAGTCGGTAAGACCACGACGGCCGTAAACCTCGGTGCCTGCCTGGCGACACTGGGTAAACGAGCGCTTTTGGTAGATATTGACCCGCAGGGAAACACGACGAGCGGGGTTGGAATCAATAAAGCGGACGTTAATTGTTGCATTTATGACGTTTTGATCAACGAGGTGGATGTACTCGACGCCATTTTGCCAACCGAGGTGGAAGGACTTCATATCATACCGGCCACCATTCAACTGGCGGGTGCCGAAATCGAACTGGTGCCGACCATTTCCCGTGAGGTAAGGCTTCGGAAAGCGTTGCAGCCTCTCAAGAATAAGTACGATTACATCATTATCGACTGTCCTCCTTCACTTGGCCTTCTGACGGTCAACGCCTTGACCGCTTCCGACTCGGTATTGATTCCCATCCAATGTGAATATTACGCCTTGGAAGGGTTAAGTCAGTTGCTGAACACGATCCGGTTGGTGCAGAAACATTTGAATACCAAGCTGGAAATCGAGGGTGTTGTGTTGACCATGTTGGATGCCCGCACCAATCTGGGAATCCAGGTGATTGAGGATGTCAAAAAGTACTTCCGGGAGAAAGTGTATAATACGATCATTCCCCGGAATGTTCGCTTAAGCGAAGCTCCCAGCCATGGACAGCCGATCATTACATATGATCCGAAGTCACGGGGCGCGGAAGTGTATATGGACCTTGCAAAGGAAGTGTCGAACTTATGA
- a CDS encoding ParB/RepB/Spo0J family partition protein, whose amino-acid sequence MSKRLGKGLEALLPQIADDDTVLTAKVEDLRPNPYQPRKEFNQEKLQELAESIRQHGVIQPIIVRKSFRGYEIVAGERRWRAARSAGLAEVPIVVKEFDDRQMTEIALIENLQREDLNPIEIAEAYSNLMEKFDLTQDELAKKVGQSRSHVANFLRLLHLPQQIRDYVSRGTITMGHARAILGLEDQQQQLLVVKKIIEDELSVRAVEQLVNRLTQNVPRETKKKKQAPDRIIQQYEEKFRSCLGTSVKIQSGKKRGKIEIEYYSLEDLERILQLISD is encoded by the coding sequence ATGAGCAAGCGTCTTGGCAAAGGGTTAGAAGCGCTGTTGCCGCAAATTGCAGACGATGATACGGTGTTGACTGCAAAGGTGGAAGATTTGCGCCCCAATCCGTATCAACCGCGTAAAGAGTTCAACCAGGAGAAGTTGCAGGAACTGGCGGAGTCGATCAGGCAGCATGGTGTGATCCAACCGATTATCGTCAGAAAAAGTTTCCGGGGTTACGAGATTGTCGCGGGCGAAAGAAGGTGGCGGGCAGCTCGCTCGGCCGGTCTGGCGGAAGTTCCGATCGTTGTAAAAGAATTTGACGATCGGCAGATGACCGAGATCGCTCTGATCGAGAACCTGCAGCGGGAAGATCTGAATCCGATTGAGATCGCGGAAGCTTATAGCAATCTGATGGAAAAATTTGACCTGACACAGGATGAGTTGGCGAAAAAAGTCGGCCAAAGCAGGTCGCACGTGGCGAACTTCCTGCGTTTGTTACATTTGCCCCAGCAAATCCGCGATTATGTTTCACGTGGAACAATTACAATGGGACATGCCCGGGCGATTCTCGGTCTGGAAGATCAACAACAGCAATTGTTGGTCGTGAAAAAGATCATTGAAGATGAACTGAGTGTGCGGGCGGTGGAACAGTTGGTCAACCGGCTGACACAAAATGTTCCACGTGAAACAAAAAAGAAAAAACAGGCACCTGATCGTATTATTCAACAGTACGAAGAAAAATTCAGATCGTGTCTGGGGACTTCCGTAAAAATCCAGTCTGGCAAGAAGCGGGGAAAAATCGAGATTGAATACTACTCGCTGGAAGATTTGGAACGGATTCTGCAATTGATCAGCGATTGA